In Armatimonadota bacterium, the genomic stretch AACGTTGAATACGACCGCGCGACGAAGAGCCGTTTCCGGCCGTTCATCGAGGATCTGCTGGTGAACGTATGGACCGGAAGCAATCTGATTCCCATGGGTGAGGGGGCGTTCAAGTGGTTCGCGCAATATGCGGACAAGGGTGTGGTTCTGGCATTCTGGGATGATCGCGACGCGCGGTTCTCCGGGACTCTGGACATAACAGTCACCTGCGAGTCCGGCGGCGACCACAGCGAAAAGCTGATCACGCTGGCCCCGATTCCGCACCCATCACCGAGAAGCCCGTTCATGGCGCAGTTCCCGTCGCTGCTGGAAAAGCGGCTGGACCAGTTCCTGGGCCGATGAACACCGCGGACGCCGTTTCAAAAAACCGTCTTCCCGCGCTTCCGCGATGCTGACCTGATCTGCCGGCCTCTAAATGCCGAGATGGCCTTGCCGCGGGCGAGGAGTCGGAGCGTAGGGAACTCGAAGCGCCTGACGCCATCACAGGGACTTAGTGAGCATCATCGGATTGAAGCGGTTCTTGGCGAAGATGTACCAGGCGCACGCGGAACTGAAACCCTTTTTGGGGTCGACCCAGTCGGCTGGGTTGTTCTTGAGGGCGGTGTAAGGCAATGCTC encodes the following:
- a CDS encoding uracil-DNA glycosylase family protein, producing MASLTSILAKIEAEAKREPFDLDIAAYKRAGRPAASPILLAGNVEAPLCLFARDLGQEEVLRGQPLIGSAGRRVRKAIWDRVMPGRTPDSPYYSAVLDHVMLTNTVPYKPNGNVEYDRATKSRFRPFIEDLLVNVWTGSNLIPMGEGAFKWFAQYADKGVVLAFWDDRDARFSGTLDITVTCESGGDHSEKLITLAPIPHPSPRSPFMAQFPSLLEKRLDQFLGR